A region of Streptomyces sp. NBC_01750 DNA encodes the following proteins:
- a CDS encoding sarcosine oxidase subunit gamma, translated as MADTATRHSPLEHAAGRFAAATRASGGALRLAELPFLAQVNVRLDPKGAAADAVGLALGLQLPLEPDTVVHAGDRSALWLGPDEWLVVGPPGGPTGLENRIRAAAGDEPAAVTDVSAQRTTLLVTGPRARDLLAHGCPLDLHPRAFGPGRCAQTTLARAQVVLVARDEPRAGFWLLVRSSFAGYLADWLLDAASEYV; from the coding sequence ATGGCTGACACCGCAACCCGCCACAGCCCCCTGGAGCACGCCGCAGGCCGCTTCGCCGCCGCCACCCGCGCCTCGGGCGGCGCCCTGCGACTGGCCGAACTGCCCTTCCTCGCCCAGGTCAATGTACGGCTCGACCCCAAGGGGGCGGCTGCCGACGCCGTCGGGCTTGCTCTGGGTCTCCAACTCCCCCTCGAACCGGACACCGTCGTGCACGCCGGTGACCGCTCAGCCCTCTGGCTGGGCCCCGACGAATGGCTCGTCGTCGGGCCGCCCGGCGGCCCGACGGGCCTGGAGAACCGGATCAGGGCGGCTGCCGGAGACGAACCGGCAGCGGTCACCGACGTCTCCGCCCAGCGCACCACCCTGCTTGTCACAGGCCCCCGCGCCCGGGACCTGCTGGCCCACGGCTGCCCGCTGGACCTGCACCCACGTGCGTTCGGCCCCGGACGCTGCGCCCAGACCACGCTGGCCCGCGCACAGGTCGTGCTGGTCGCACGGGACGAGCCCCGGGCCGGGTTCTGGTTGCTGGTCCGTTCGTCCTTCGCCGGGTATCTGGCGGACTGGCTGCTGGACGCCGCGTCGGAGTACGTCTGA
- a CDS encoding sarcosine oxidase subunit alpha family protein, whose translation MLLIPCPWCGPRDEAEFHYGGQAHVPYPEAPADLTDQEWARYVFFRDNPRGPFAERWSHAAGCRRWFNAVRNTATNEILAVYRAGEPRPEPAASPSAGRVGGQAAPHNPAPPAFEVGVPPRPPGRRGRGPGAEPQLTGKGGAGESTPAPTIGTGTQPFRRTTGGRVARAEPLTFTFDGTTYEGFRGDTLASALLANGIIQAGTSIKLGRPRGIFSAGVEEPNAVVQIEEPFPEPMLPATAVELYDGLVASSLPGQGRLATEPDPARYDAAHAHCDLLVVGAGPAGLAAASAAARSGARVILADDQPEPGGSLLGTGQLLDWAAEIAALLEAAPETRLLRRTTVFGYYDDNHVLAVERRTNHLGGEAPAHVSRERVWRIRARRVVLATGAHERSLAFADNDRPGVMLAASARTYANRYGVLPGRRAVVLTTNDSAYAAALDLAVAGVDIAAVVDTRPEPGEWARRAQDAGIEVLAGHAVVGTEGDQRLSAVTVAPYGEASGHREFAADLLLVSGGWNPVAHLFSQAGGKLRYDDTLGTFVPGSCPQAVEVAGSVAGVFDLPGVLAQGSAAGARAIEAEGYVARAPELPVVAGEPQSPAMQVFVVPGAAGAHRFVDLQRDVTVDDLARATGAGMRSVEHTKRYTTAGTANDQGKTSGVLAGGTVAQLLGVDISALGTTTFRPPYTPVSFATLAGRDRGALHDPVRVTALHDWHVDHGALFENVGQWKRPWYYPQDGEDMLAAVLRECRAAREGVAFMDASTLGKIDVQGPDAAVLLDRLYTNMMSTLKVGMIRYGLMCRLDGMVFDDGTVIRLAEDRFLVTTTTGNAAAVLDWMEEWLQTEWPELRVHCTSVTEQWATVALVGPRSRDVLGALAPELAVDNDSFPFMAWRESAVAEIPARICRISFSGELAYEINVSPWDARALWEALCAAGSPFGITPYGTETMHVLRAEKGYPIIGQDTDGTVTPQDLGMSWVVSKKKPDFIGKRSHARADTTRGDRKHLVGLLPEDPDTFLPEGTHLVADSVLPEPPVPMLGHVTSSYHSAALGRTFALALIKGGRDRMGERLYAPVGDRLVPVTVASPVLYDPEGARRDG comes from the coding sequence ATGCTGCTCATCCCATGCCCCTGGTGCGGGCCCCGTGACGAGGCCGAATTCCACTACGGCGGTCAGGCGCACGTGCCCTATCCCGAGGCTCCTGCCGACCTGACCGACCAGGAGTGGGCCCGCTACGTCTTCTTCCGCGACAACCCCAGAGGCCCGTTCGCGGAGCGCTGGAGCCATGCGGCCGGATGCCGTCGCTGGTTCAACGCTGTGCGCAATACGGCGACGAACGAGATCCTGGCGGTGTACCGAGCGGGCGAGCCGCGTCCGGAACCCGCGGCCTCCCCTTCAGCCGGTAGGGTCGGCGGACAGGCTGCCCCGCACAATCCAGCCCCTCCGGCGTTTGAGGTGGGGGTCCCCCCACGCCCGCCAGGGCGTAGGGGGAGGGGTCCAGGGGCGGAGCCCCAACTTACGGGAAAGGGCGGGGCGGGGGAGTCAACACCCGCCCCCACCATCGGCACCGGCACTCAGCCCTTCCGCCGCACCACGGGCGGTCGCGTAGCCCGGGCCGAACCGCTCACGTTCACCTTCGACGGCACGACGTACGAAGGCTTCCGCGGTGACACCCTTGCCTCCGCGCTGCTCGCCAACGGGATCATCCAGGCCGGAACCAGCATCAAGCTCGGACGCCCGCGCGGCATCTTCTCCGCCGGAGTCGAGGAGCCCAACGCGGTCGTCCAGATCGAGGAGCCGTTCCCCGAGCCCATGCTGCCCGCGACGGCCGTGGAGTTGTACGACGGGCTCGTCGCGAGTAGCCTGCCCGGTCAGGGACGACTCGCCACCGAGCCCGACCCCGCCCGGTACGACGCCGCCCACGCCCACTGCGACCTGCTCGTCGTCGGTGCGGGACCGGCCGGACTCGCGGCCGCGTCCGCCGCCGCACGCAGCGGCGCGCGCGTCATCCTCGCCGACGACCAGCCCGAGCCGGGCGGCAGTCTCCTCGGAACAGGCCAACTCCTGGACTGGGCAGCCGAGATCGCGGCGCTGCTCGAAGCCGCACCGGAAACCCGCCTCCTGCGCCGCACCACCGTCTTCGGCTACTACGACGACAATCACGTCCTCGCCGTCGAGCGCCGCACCAACCACCTCGGCGGCGAAGCCCCCGCGCATGTCTCCCGTGAGCGTGTCTGGCGCATCCGCGCCCGCCGCGTCGTCCTGGCCACCGGAGCCCACGAGCGCTCACTGGCCTTCGCCGACAACGACCGCCCCGGCGTCATGCTGGCGGCCTCGGCCCGTACGTACGCCAACCGGTACGGGGTCCTGCCCGGCCGCCGCGCCGTCGTCCTCACCACCAACGACAGCGCCTACGCGGCCGCGCTCGACCTGGCAGTGGCGGGCGTGGACATCGCGGCCGTCGTCGACACCCGCCCCGAACCGGGGGAGTGGGCGCGCCGCGCCCAGGACGCCGGGATCGAGGTGCTGGCCGGGCATGCCGTCGTCGGCACCGAGGGCGATCAGCGGCTGTCGGCGGTGACCGTCGCTCCGTACGGAGAGGCCTCGGGGCACCGCGAGTTCGCCGCCGATCTGCTGCTGGTCTCCGGCGGATGGAACCCCGTCGCGCATCTGTTCAGCCAGGCGGGCGGAAAGCTGCGCTACGACGACACGCTCGGCACCTTCGTCCCCGGCTCGTGCCCTCAGGCGGTCGAGGTCGCAGGCTCCGTTGCCGGCGTCTTCGATCTGCCCGGCGTCCTGGCTCAAGGCTCCGCGGCGGGCGCCCGCGCCATCGAGGCCGAGGGCTACGTGGCCCGAGCCCCCGAGCTCCCGGTCGTGGCCGGCGAACCGCAGTCCCCGGCCATGCAGGTTTTCGTCGTCCCCGGCGCCGCCGGCGCGCACCGCTTCGTCGACCTTCAGCGTGATGTCACCGTCGACGACCTGGCCCGCGCGACCGGCGCCGGTATGCGCTCGGTCGAGCACACCAAGCGCTACACCACCGCAGGCACCGCCAACGACCAGGGCAAGACCTCCGGCGTCCTCGCCGGCGGCACCGTCGCCCAGCTCCTGGGCGTGGACATCTCCGCCCTCGGCACGACGACGTTTCGCCCCCCGTACACACCCGTCTCCTTCGCCACCCTCGCGGGCCGCGACCGTGGCGCGCTGCATGACCCTGTGCGCGTGACCGCCCTGCACGACTGGCATGTCGACCACGGCGCGCTCTTCGAGAACGTCGGTCAGTGGAAGCGGCCCTGGTACTACCCCCAGGACGGCGAGGACATGTTGGCCGCCGTGCTGCGTGAGTGCCGCGCCGCCCGCGAGGGTGTCGCCTTCATGGACGCCTCCACGCTCGGCAAGATCGACGTGCAGGGGCCGGATGCCGCCGTCCTTCTCGACCGGCTCTACACCAACATGATGAGCACTCTCAAAGTCGGCATGATCCGCTATGGCCTCATGTGCCGCCTCGACGGCATGGTCTTCGACGACGGCACCGTCATCCGCCTCGCCGAGGACCGTTTCCTTGTCACCACCACGACCGGAAACGCGGCCGCCGTCCTGGACTGGATGGAGGAATGGCTGCAGACCGAGTGGCCCGAACTACGCGTCCACTGCACCTCCGTCACCGAGCAGTGGGCCACAGTCGCCCTCGTCGGCCCCCGCTCCCGCGACGTACTGGGTGCCCTCGCACCGGAACTCGCCGTGGACAACGACAGCTTCCCGTTCATGGCATGGCGCGAGTCGGCCGTCGCCGAAATCCCGGCGCGCATCTGCCGGATCAGTTTCTCCGGCGAACTGGCCTACGAGATCAACGTGTCGCCGTGGGACGCCCGCGCATTGTGGGAGGCGCTGTGCGCGGCAGGGAGCCCGTTCGGAATCACCCCGTACGGCACCGAGACCATGCACGTCCTGCGCGCCGAGAAGGGCTATCCCATCATCGGCCAGGACACCGACGGCACCGTCACCCCGCAGGACCTCGGCATGAGCTGGGTGGTGTCCAAGAAGAAGCCCGATTTCATCGGCAAGCGGTCCCACGCACGTGCCGACACCACACGCGGCGACCGCAAGCACCTCGTCGGCCTGTTGCCCGAGGACCCGGACACCTTCCTCCCCGAGGGAACGCATCTGGTCGCCGACAGCGTGCTCCCCGAGCCGCCGGTGCCGATGCTCGGCCATGTCACATCCAGCTACCACAGCGCGGCACTCGGCCGCACCTTCGCGCTCGCCCTGATCAAGGGCGGCCGGGACCGCATGGGTGAGCGGCTGTACGCGCCCGTGGGCGACCGTCTGGTCCCGGTGACGGTCGCGAGCCCCGTTCTCTACGACCCCGAGGGAGCCCGCCGCGATGGCTGA
- a CDS encoding S1 family peptidase, whose protein sequence is MAHARRRLQRIARLAAVGGLLGGTFMISNAVASEPPSRPEAAGGTSQGNELGAGLVSELGTSRTAGTWIGSDGRPVVAVTDTGAAAEVKRAGAHAEIVRHSMRQLRSATDTLSQARRVPGTAWRMDYKSNTVVVQADSTVSPADWQHLSKIAEEVGGMVKMQRTQGTFTTRVNGAEPILDQAGRCSAGFNVTNGSDTFVLTAGHCGPAGSTWFSGNRGTQQLGTMTASDFPGTDYALIRYQNNQAPVGPNIVNIGDGQGVQITSAADPFVGQQVFRSGSTTGLRTGKVTGLNATVNYPEGTVTGLIETTVCAEPGDSGGPLIAQGIALGITSGGDGDCRNGGTTYFQPATAAMAALGVRLTGTAPSDNNTAAGAQPNNPTPPPPDNTQTGAGAGGDTPLVPGQSNGSNGPTRVTSIIDTETLAPGIIVIAISLTGLIATRAIWTAQDRREFRMHYKQSWN, encoded by the coding sequence ATGGCGCACGCACGACGCAGGCTGCAACGCATCGCGCGGCTGGCAGCCGTCGGCGGATTGCTCGGCGGCACCTTCATGATCAGCAACGCTGTGGCAAGTGAACCCCCCAGCCGGCCAGAAGCCGCAGGCGGCACATCACAGGGCAATGAACTCGGTGCCGGTCTCGTCTCCGAGCTCGGCACCTCCCGTACCGCAGGAACCTGGATCGGCTCGGACGGGCGCCCGGTCGTCGCTGTCACCGACACAGGTGCGGCTGCCGAGGTGAAGCGGGCGGGGGCGCATGCCGAGATCGTCCGCCACAGCATGCGGCAACTCCGCTCGGCCACCGACACGTTGAGCCAGGCCCGGCGGGTGCCCGGGACCGCTTGGAGGATGGACTACAAGAGCAACACCGTGGTGGTGCAGGCCGACTCCACCGTCTCCCCGGCCGACTGGCAGCACCTCTCAAAGATCGCCGAGGAGGTCGGCGGCATGGTGAAGATGCAGCGCACTCAGGGCACCTTCACCACAAGGGTCAACGGTGCGGAGCCGATCCTCGACCAAGCGGGGCGCTGCTCCGCCGGATTCAACGTGACCAACGGCTCCGACACGTTCGTCCTCACAGCAGGACACTGCGGACCGGCCGGCAGCACCTGGTTCAGCGGCAACCGCGGTACCCAGCAACTCGGCACCATGACCGCCAGTGACTTCCCAGGCACCGACTACGCCCTCATCCGGTACCAGAACAACCAGGCTCCCGTCGGCCCCAACATCGTGAACATAGGTGACGGCCAAGGAGTGCAGATCACTTCGGCCGCCGACCCCTTCGTCGGCCAGCAAGTCTTCCGCAGCGGCAGCACCACCGGTCTGCGTACCGGCAAAGTCACCGGCCTCAACGCCACCGTCAACTACCCCGAAGGCACCGTCACCGGACTCATCGAAACCACCGTCTGCGCCGAACCCGGTGACAGCGGCGGCCCCCTCATCGCCCAGGGCATCGCCCTCGGCATCACCTCCGGCGGCGACGGCGACTGCCGCAACGGCGGAACCACCTATTTCCAGCCTGCCACCGCAGCCATGGCCGCCCTCGGCGTCCGCCTCACCGGCACCGCGCCCTCGGACAACAACACCGCGGCCGGGGCTCAGCCCAACAACCCCACGCCCCCACCGCCCGACAACACTCAAACCGGCGCCGGCGCCGGGGGCGACACGCCCCTCGTCCCCGGACAGTCGAACGGCTCGAACGGCCCCACCCGGGTCACCAGCATCATCGACACCGAGACTCTCGCACCCGGCATCATCGTCATCGCCATCAGCCTCACGGGTCTCATCGCCACCCGTGCCATCTGGACGGCACAAGACCGCCGCGAATTCCGCATGCACTACAAGCAGAGCTGGAACTGA